Below is a window of Corynebacterium kalinowskii DNA.
CGGGCATGTTGCGGATCGTCGCGCTGATCTGCGCCGCGGATGCGGTGGCACCGTGGTCGGTATTGGTGGTGAATCCGGCGATACGGATGCCGGAAGCGTTGCACATGTCTACGCATACATCGTCGTATTGCGCCGTGCCTGATCGGCACCAGGTCATCTCATGCCCAAACTGCTCGCGAACACTGTCTCGGTTGCCAGTGACTTCGGCCAGCGCATCATCTACGGAAACAGTTCCTGGGATGCCATAGGCCGGTCGTCCAGAGGCGCTCAACGGCAGATGTCTGGTGCCATGATTTTGAACGCTGAACAGGGGGTCGTCGATAATAGAGCGCATGAGCTGAGGGTTTACGGTGATCCAGCGGCTGTTGAGGAACAAGGTGGCAGGCACGGCGAACTCGCGCAGGACGGCGATGAGTTTTGCTTCCTCTGCAACGCCGACTCCACCGCCACAGGCGTCGAAGGTAAGGGCGAGGGTGCGCCGGCCAGGGACGGTGGGCACCGAGTGGACAATCCCCGGCAGGTCCATGCCCCACGCTACCGGTGTACGGCCTCGAAACCGATCCACGACTGGAACAATGACCTCCGGCACAGCTGTATCAGCAGCAACGGCTTCCTCCACTACAGGCGCTGGTGCGGATCCACGCACATCGGTCGCGCCTACTACCCCGGCAGCCGGAGCCAACGCTGCAACTGCAAGCAGCTGTCGGCGACTCAATTTACGGGCATTGGAATTACGGTGTTTCCCAGCCATAATGCAGTTTCCTAGCTCTTCCGCACAGAAATGACAGCTCATCCTAACCCACAGCGGGGAAGGGCGCGCGCTAGAAATAGACCGCTGACTACGGCACCGTAAGATTGCCTTATGCAATCTGCCACCAAACTCCATCCCTTTAGAATTTGGCTCCTCATTGCGGTCATCATCGGCCTGCTCGGCATTATGTTTGGAGCAAAAGAATCTGCGTCCACGCCGGCAGATCGGTTGCCTGATGGCTTCGATTCAACGGCCGTCGCAAAGCACATGCAAGAACTGCCGGGCGAGGAAACCTCCACTGCAGTCGCAGTCTTCAGTTTTGACAACCCCGCAGCTATTGGACAGCTTCAAGCCGTGGCTAGCAAGCTCGGTGGTCCACTCATTCCGGCGCAGTCCGGCAGGGCCGCAATGGTCCCACTCGAGGTTCCTGACGGCACGAATGCGCAGGATAAGGACACGATCGCGGAGCTGCGAGCCAAGGCCACGGAGTGGCTTCCCGACGGCGTAAGCGTCCAAGTCACCGGCCCAGCGGCCATCCAAGCTGACCTAGCCGGGGTGTTTTCCGGCGCGAACTTCCTACTCTTGGCAGTCACCGCCGCCATTGTGGCCATCTTGTTGATCATCACCTACCGCTCCCCTTTCCTGTGGCTGATTCCGCTGCTGATGATCGGCATCGCGGACCGATTCGCGGGCGTCACGTTTACCCACCTGCTCTCCGCAACGGGCGTGGTGTGGGATGAATCCACCTCCGGAATCTTGTCTGTCCTCGTCTTCGGCGCGGGCACTGACTACGCACTGCTGCTGATTTCCCGCTATCGTGACGAACTCCACCGTCATGAAAACCGCTTCGAGGCCATGCAAGCAGCGTGGTGGCCTACCGCCAAGTCAGTCATTGCGAGTGCTACCACCGTGATGCTGGGCATGCTGTGTCTACTGCTCTCCCTGGTGCCTGCCACCCGAGGCCTGGGCTTGGCATGCGCCTATGGCATCGTCGTCGCTGCGGCCTTTGCGCTGCTCGCCTTGCCAGGCGCCTTGGTGCTTTTCGGACGGTGGATTTTCTGGCC
It encodes the following:
- a CDS encoding polysaccharide deacetylase family protein; this translates as MAGKHRNSNARKLSRRQLLAVAALAPAAGVVGATDVRGSAPAPVVEEAVAADTAVPEVIVPVVDRFRGRTPVAWGMDLPGIVHSVPTVPGRRTLALTFDACGGGVGVAEEAKLIAVLREFAVPATLFLNSRWITVNPQLMRSIIDDPLFSVQNHGTRHLPLSASGRPAYGIPGTVSVDDALAEVTGNRDSVREQFGHEMTWCRSGTAQYDDVCVDMCNASGIRIAGFTTNTDHGATASAAQISATIRNMPDGAIGFGHMNHPGSGTADGVRDAVGQLKNQGVQFMKMT
- a CDS encoding MMPL family transporter; translated protein: MQSATKLHPFRIWLLIAVIIGLLGIMFGAKESASTPADRLPDGFDSTAVAKHMQELPGEETSTAVAVFSFDNPAAIGQLQAVASKLGGPLIPAQSGRAAMVPLEVPDGTNAQDKDTIAELRAKATEWLPDGVSVQVTGPAAIQADLAGVFSGANFLLLAVTAAIVAILLIITYRSPFLWLIPLLMIGIADRFAGVTFTHLLSATGVVWDESTSGILSVLVFGAGTDYALLLISRYRDELHRHENRFEAMQAAWWPTAKSVIASATTVMLGMLCLLLSLVPATRGLGLACAYGIVVAAAFALLALPGALVLFGRWIFWPRVPKDGEPQHAAVWEKVGNLVRSHATAVMTASILVLIAAGTLLFGSRVGLETSEQFMDTPESISAAETLEREFQADATPANVWAKDVAATTKEIEQLGGRVMSTKEDVLLVSGPSVDELRAGLSNATVGGPEAENQDNIAAAKRDQLVVFPLLALLVTLALGFLLRSWVAPLIMVSTVILTYFSAMGLSWLVFQHVFKFSAIAETTPLYAFVFLVALGVDYNIFLITRAKEEATHVGTREGILKALSSTGGVITSAGILLASVFAALGVLPLIALAQMGVVIFIGVLIDTLLVRTVVMPAIVMKLGDTFWK